cttaaagtaccattgtctgtgggcgatggtgaccacttaccatcaggtggcccatttgctcgtccgaaAACTTATaccgtaaaaaaaaagttagaacCCTCTGTCGCGTCATATGTTTACAACATAGTTATATGTATTCAGAGTAACATttgactttgataaaatcagtgataatcattgtataatCACTGGACTTAAGGATAAGCTTATGCTGCCAAGTTTTCGACGAATCCCATACATCCTTCTTGGTGCAAGGTATTCgctttcaatattaaaattccgcagataacattatcatttgttaaaaatacatagccgagatggcccagtggttagaacgcgtgcatcttaaccgatgatttcgggttcaaacccaggcaggcaccactgaatttccatgtgcttaatttgtgtttataattcatctcgtgctcggcggtgaaggaaaacatcgtgaggaaacctgcatgtgtctaatttcaacgaaattctgccacatgtgtattccaccaacccgcattggagcagcgtggtggaatatgctccatacctcctcctcaacgggagaggaggccttagcccagcagtgggaaatttacgggctgattatgttatttatgtatgtaaaaatacataaataaataaagcatattatttaacacaagaCTATATAGATGATGAAGAAGGCGATAATGGTTTTTGATTTTCAGGCAGAATGTAttacatgtataattgtatttaactaacataatgtatatcaaaagagtaactactgagtttcttgccggtttttctcgctagaatctacattccaaaccagtctcagtttaattaatataattttggaaaATGACGATTGAAGTGCTTGTTGAAGCCtacttgataaattatattttgattttgatcttcTCATGTCGTTTAACGTGTTAAGGGGTTTGGGAGAACGAACTGATTCGAAAACAATTAGAAATCTACAGCATTATACAGACGATTTACATATGATAGTGGTCAgacaattatttgaaaaacaataatgttatcgtcgttataaaataataaataattataataataaaaaagaccaATATATTAGTACTATTTGATGTAGGAGCCGTAGTAGGTATGTACATTAAGggatattgaatttatatagaacaaaataatagCCTTTCGAGTTATGATAGTTTCAATCATTACACAGCTTTATAATGGCGGTTCCCTCATCGGTTGCacttgtcagattaagtaagaaataaataaataattagacaattacaaacaaggcttacactatgtattgtatgttttatctATGTTTAAACAATATTCTTGTAGTTCTTTCGAATACTGTTATTTTTCTTCTCGAAGCATTAAAAACTATTGCGAAAAGGCACAATCAAGGAATCAGATCAAGTAGAGGAAGATAAGGTTAGTGTAAACAATTATGCACGGTAATTTTCATGCGTgcgtttgtaaaatttaatgtttttgcttcctaagattatattaaaagatcTGGTGAAAGACAGAGTTCgtgcaattgaaaataaaaacaccgACACGAACGCCAATGCAATGATGTGTCATGGAATGATTCAAAAGAGAGGtgatttttaaatctaatttttatattattgtattatcaaTCTCAAACAGCGTTCAttactattaacattttttaattgttgtatttCTTGAGAATTtctcttaaacatatttaatttttatttcaattttaaatgtatatgtaaagGGGATTCATGCACTGTGGGGACTTCTTAAAAGATatgaaaaaaacatgttttttttttttacatgaacactgattaaatatataaacaatatataatacaatatcagTATAATGAAATTATGTACCCCATATTGTAAagcagcgccatctattagcaCAAGAATAAACTACACACTATTACAAATGTCATATTATAAGACGAATGTTCTTCTTTTTAGTTATGTAATTCTACAGCAGATGGCGCTGTTTTACTTCAAAATTTTAGATCAAAATTATTACCAACTATAGGATTTATAAATGAACATTTAACATATTGTATTATGagtaattatttgattattaatttcatacttCAATCTACCATAACAGTGATTGTTGATCGAAGATTTGATTCTGGTGAtcattgtaattgtattaaGCAGATAAGCaaacattaacaatataatataatcaacattACAGATTTAGGTTATAACTTAGAAggattaaacaaaaatcaatcGAATATTTACACGAGAAAATTAATGCCCTCAGAAAAACATTATTGTTCTCTGacaattattgttatagtaGGTATCGAAGAAAGAAATTCggcatttttgttaaaaatagtagttttgatagtatttgttaaattaaatttatattttatcttttccgCTTTTGGCGTATCAGTTTTAAGTAATCTATGTAGGTATATCGGTTGTACAGCTCCCTCTTAGATAAATCTAGTAAACAGTTTTATAAGCGAAATGGCGTTTCAAGATGTCTGTCATACATGTAATTTACGTCAAATAATTTGTTCTGtagaaaatacgaaataaattagtaacctaaccataaataattattaattcatgtaaataaatatgacaatatAAACACACCTTCTACTATTTGAATAggactatacatatataatttttatcacgTCTTTTTCATTGAGTGAATTCGTAAGTGATAAATAAAAGTCGTGTTCCTTCCTCATGCCTTTCATTCTTAGAAAATATGGAGGGGTGTTAGTGGTTGCCAAGTAGAATATCCCTTCGTtagtcttatttatatttaatcccAACAAATTAGTCATTACAGGTCGTCTGTCGAAGCAATTTTTGTATCTAGCTTGTTGCACCGAATCGCATTGTATCGCGACAAAGGCATCGCGATAACAGTACGGTGAGATCAGCTAACATCTTGGATGTGTGCATTCCAACGGGACGCATAAATCTCGCAGCtctgaaaatatcaaaaataataatattgtagtatAATAATTCATACAGATTTACAtacagagagagagagagagagccgagatggcccagtggttagaacgcgtgcatcttaaccgatgatttcgggttcaaacccagacaggcaccactgaattttcatgtacttaatttgtgtttataattcatctcgtgctcggcggtgaaggaaaacatcgtgaggaaacctgcatgtgtgtaatttcaacgaaattctgccacatgtgtattccaccaacccgcattggagcagcgtggtggaatatgctccataccttctcctcaacgggagaggagtccttagctcagcagtgggaaatttacaggctgattatgttttttttatgtttacatacaGACATATGTGGAAGCAGATGAATAGAAAAGAGACATCCCATCCCATGCACCTTGAAGGATTCATTTAGTTTCATCCGCAGCATGCAGGTTTCATCGAGATAGTTTCCTTTACCGGATGCGCGATATAAATTCTAaggcaaattaaaaatacaaaatgctGTAGCTTTGGTGAGAAGCCATGCAATatttcgattaagattcacttAATTTAGATATGAACTACATCTCAAGGAGCAAACAATAGttctacataataaacataatcagcctgtaaatttcccactgctgggctaaggcctcctctcccgttgaggagaaggtatggagcatattccaccacgctgctccaatgcgggttggtggaatacacatgtggcagaatttcgttgaaattagacacatgcaggtttcctcacgatgttttccttcaccgccgagcacaagatgaattataaacacaaattaagcacatgaaaattcagtggtgcctgcctgggtttgaacccgaaatcatcggttaagatgcacgcgttctaaccactgggctatctcggcttctatgtacatcattttaaataaaacaaaatagcaATGAGTCAACTTAATGGGTATATTCCTCTGTGGTAAAGGTAGTCGTGTCCAAAAGCAACACATTATATCCTAAAGGTTTCGTACGACGCTGCCATGACAGAGGCCAACGGGAAAACTGGACTATCCAGGAACCCCCCCACATGCAACATAGTCTTCTTCTTAAAGTCTATATCTGGATCTTTAGCGAGTTCATCGATCTGAAAGTAGTAATACTTACGAGGAACTGAACTACTTgaattttgtacatatattctGAGGTGTTTAAGAGTATTATTACTTATGGATGCCTGTTTGGTTGATCCTGGACCTGAAACGAAATTTGAAATCGACAtcaattactaataaaatactattctaGAATTTCTAAAAGATTCATAGAACGAAAGTTGCAATGATTAATATCTCGTTAATTATTCACATTTCAGATGGTTAAGTAAATTATTGCGTCAAAACCAAGTTTCGCAATACACTCTGAATCTGAATGTTGCTACATACTTATTAATATCTGCTGAAAATTATTTCACAGCGGCCTTTCTCAGTGCAGATGAATCAATTATGCGGGAGATATTgtctaaaatattcaattgcgTGAAATATAAAGCTACGTTCTATTATATAACTCTTTTAGTCCGATGGGATGATAATCAGATACAACTTGAGAGTTAGAGCTCCGATAATATTGCTCCAAGCTACTAGTGAAATCATTTCGTCAGATTAATATGCATTTGTTAGAACTATGATTAGAAACCTCATAATCTGCCACCATATAGATAGTCATCACAAAAATGATACAGTTAATACATGGATAAACAAAGGATACATTTCTAAATcccattattattttcttcagtAAAAGTACCCCTAATAAATCCTGTTTCTTTCAAAAGTTCTGAAGTTAGTGGTGTTTAGCAACGGTCATTTTCACAATAGGTATGCAaagaatttcaataaataatgaaaagaaaaatattgattttaagaaCATGTCGGAAGGAAGTACGTTTCCACGAacgtgttaaaattatttattttatgatggcATAACTGTTTCAAGGGTAAACCCCTGCCTTAGATTATACTCGCACCAATATAAACTCTATAGTAATTTTCGCACATCATTCTCCTTTTACAAATAACGGCAAAGAAAATATACAGACTTTGTCATAGTATTGGCCCGTAATAAGAAATTATGGAACgtgttattgtaataaattaaatcagaaATCAGTtggatttattattacaattccTGTGCAGGTTCTTACTCCAGCGAAATTCTTTAACTCACTTTTGTTTTGAAAAAGGCTACTTTAAAGGACTTAAATGATTTCACAGTCGTCTTCTGCAGtgagttacaagtttattcttgcagaataattgtacaaaatatatggtATGGTAAAAGTATCTTAAAGTTATTAGTGTCCTACTGCTGCGTAAAGGACTCctcttccttttgaggagaaggttctgAGCTTACTCCatcacgatgctccaatgcggtttggtggttacacgtggcagattctcatccgcCGCATActggtttcctaacgatgttttccatcatcaccgagcacgagatgaattatggaTTTTTTTGTCTATATGACGTCAAACCATGGCGGCTCTtattttaggtcacgtgatattcagactaaaaattacgactctaaattttaatataattaaacaaaaatgtgattttatgactgaaaatcagaatatttaagtatatttctacatataatttaatttttatcaaatttcataatttatttttcacaaccGGAAGTACGCTATTCAGTTGTGCTTAATCGGGGGTTTAAGAAGTTAAGATTCGTCTTTTGTGACAGGATATAATTACAGTATATCGACAACGCTCTGGACACATGCCGTTAAAAAACAtgcatttttacttaaaaactaCCCTCCCCCGATTGCCCTGATACGTATACTCGGGGTTTAAATATGTGATGATATTGACAGATGGTGTCCGCAGTGAGTGCTAGACAGGACGCTGAGATTCGAAACCAAAATGTTGACAATAAGGAATAAAAAAGATGGAAAGGATTTATAATATGGTGCGCAATTATATTAATCGTAGAATTAATCAGTTTTAAGTTAgtcatagtttattttttgtattgtatgagGTAGCCTTACGATTACTAAATAGTTATCTTATTGACTCGGTtcttaaaatgagaataaaaaaatggaTGGACCCCGATGGTCATAATCACCATTTTTGAATAAtccaaaaaaattacaaaataatctttattcaagtaggcttataaaagcGCCTTTGTCGTGTTACAGTGTTAAATTGATGTAAACCTACCACCGGTTTATaaagtagattataccgagaagaaccggtaagaaactcagtattgttgtgttccggtttgaaaggtgagtgagccagtgtaactacagtcacgcGGTATATAACAATCTGAATACCAAGGTTGGTAAGGCGTTGGCGATtttttacagtgtcaatgtctatgggcagtggtgaccacctactTTCATCGACTTGTTCACTTAcgtatatttattctatactatatatgtaatatgtacatatatttatataaatagaactattatattaattaccctATATACACGATTTTCAAAACTTGAGAGTAATGAAAATAGAAATGTAGATACactgatgttattttaaaacattggtAGGACTTAAATCTTTTATCCTATCTGCTCTGCTTATCGCAGCCGCAAGATGCTGCGTCAGCTCATCCTCCGAGGCCAGGACGTAGAGTGAGACAGACCTCAATATGCTGCTTGGGGTGTTACATCGACCGATCGTTGCCCATGGTTCCCACCGTTAATGAGGCGTAATTGATGGCAGCGACAACTAGGACGACTATTTGACTGGACTTGGCTTAACACCTGGATTTGACAACAACCTAAATATGAAAACATCAATGGGCCAGTGAGGCTCTGACCCTCATAACAACTGGCATGGTAGCCGCAGCTATCTTTAAGGATTTGGCCGGGTAAGATAGGCAACTACGAGTCCCGTACCCAGCTTTACCTAGGCTAGGATAAGCCCACTGTTGCTGTCAGTGTGTTTATAGTGAGTCGCAAATTGAAACTAAAATCATACTTCTTAAGTAAGTTATGATAGTTTATACGCATGTTTAACTGGCATTAATGTTCTGTAGATGACGAAACTAGATTTAACTATGTTAGCATTTATTACAAACCTGATTTTCTGATACTAgctataagtattttgttttgtaaacttttatgtataaataaataaataataaataaatgagagaGTTTTCCGGACGACTCTGATTCGAATTCAATAAGATATCTGTCATCATCTGTAGATGATTGACTGTCGTCATTTTAAGtgataatgatgataataaacatgaggatttttttttttaatatgtataactatACGATATCTTTGTTTTTCAACTACCATAATAACAGTATTAATCCGTTTTGGATTCGTCATACGTATTAAGGGAAATTGAATTCATAGAgtcgaaatggcccagtggttagaacgcgtgcatcttaacctatgatttctgattcaaacccaggcaagcaccactgaattttcatgtgcttaatttgtgtatataattcatgttGTGATCGGCGGTggaggataacatcgtgaggaaacttgcatgtgtctagtttcaacgaaattgtgccacatgtgtataccaccaacccgcattggagcagcgtgatggaatatgctccaaaccttctcctcaaagggagaggaggccttagcccagcagtgggaaatttacaggctgctaatgtaaggtAATGTATTCCACGATACACTCAAGTAGAAAATTCATTATCGCCTCCTGAATAATGAAAAAACACAAAATcagattaactttatttattttatagtattaaacataacataaacacatACATGAACTTACATACagactacatacatatacaacatAAGTATAATGAAATTAAGTTTCGGTGCTAATGATCGGCACCGTCATCTATCTGTACAAGAATAAACTACAcactattacaatatataacatcGGCGAAAGGCCGCTCGTCAGCTCACCCGCCGAGGCCAGGAGTAAGTGGTCACACCGATCTGTCGCTGCAGAAGTTCTTACTGTCTAACAAGGCGGCGAATCATTTGTCCGAGATCTTGCACGTATTATATTCACTCGGGGGCAAGTGTGTACGGCCACCTCCACAGTATTGCAAGACTGCCTGACGAGCTTCTCCAACCTCGTGATCTCCTAGTGTCGGCGACCACCTGTTCCGATACAGGCATTTACGACGACGATTAGAAGGACCGATAGGACGACGCAACCACCGAAGACGACAACCACAGGGATTAGACGGAAAATATGGATAGACACCACTGGGTCAATTAGGCCCTGACCCATTGGAACCATTGACACGGTAGCTGTAGGCTACGTTGAGAAAATGCACGGACAAGCTGGGCAACCCCGAAGCCCGTATCCGGCTTGATTTGTAGGCCAAACAGGAAAACCCCACTGCTGAATGTCATATATAGACGAGTGTTCTTCTTTTTAAATGTGTGACACCATAAGAAATTGGCGCTGctttatttcaaaacttaatTTCAACATAAccaataatatgatttattatttatttattaacatattgtatatattccatttgtcataattaaaaatatttcagttaaacataaaatgtttggCAAATAGTTTTGATAACTTATTCATATCAGTAAACAAcatacaacatattatttattctatagtCTATATTTCAAACGAGGgagtaaatatatacacaattgaATACATACATCTTAGATTCTTAAATCTtgattattatatcttaataatacaaaaccAAATTTCACTTAACAACTTCGCCGACCCtcaaaatgcaatttttcaAGAATTCGATCAATAATAttacgtcaattcaatgtcaaagatGTCTTTACCTacttttgtcattttaataGATATCACATTTTTATCACGTCTTTTTCATTGAGTGAATTCGTAAGTGATAAATAAAAGTCGTGTTGCTTCCTCATACCTTTCTTTCCTAGAAAATATGGAGGGGTGTTTGTGGTTGCCAAGTAGAATATCCCTTCGTtagtcttatttatatttaatcccAACACATTAGTCACTACAGGTCGTCTGTCGAAGCAATTTTTGTTTCTCGCTTGTTGCACCGAATCACATTGTATCGCGACAAAGGCATCACGATACCTCAATGCTAATGTCCAGATCGTATAAGCCCTGATGTGACTACAGAATGATGTGCACAGCATCCAAAAAAGCTCCCCCGGTTGATTTTCTCCGCCATTAACGTAGAAATTAACATGGCCGACAGGAGCTGCCATTCCAAATTCATCGATATTTGTATTAATCGTTTCCACAAAATCAGCATCAGTCTTGTCGAGTCTGTCTTCTGGCCCCAAGTTCCTGAAGCAAGGGCCAGCAGGGTCGAGTGCTGTTATTCTAGATACACTCATTCCAGTTAAAAGTCTATAGTTCTTGGCTATGAAACTAGCCGTCTGTCCGCCGAGACTTAAACCTACAATTTCCAACTTCTTTGGGTCTAAGCCTTGTGCAGTGAGATCGACTAACATCTTGGCTGTGTGCATTCCAACGGGACGCATAAATCTCGCAGCTCtggaaatattaaaagtaataatattatattataatgattcacATAGACAGAtagaatatcatatatatacataatagccAGGCGGAACCACAAGAGAAGAATACAGACATCCCATCCCGTGCATGATTAAAGGATTAATTTCGTCCGAAGCATGCACGTTTCAGCTAGATATTTGCCTTTACCGCAGGCACGACATAAATCCTAaggcaaattaagcacacgaaataTTGCTATTTCCCCATATCTATGTATCTCTTGAGCTGTACGTAGATAATCGAAGGTTGCAATGAAAACCatctgattatttttatttatataaaatatcagagTCAACTTACCGGGGATATTCCACTGTAGTAAACGTGTTTGTGTCCAATAGCAACACGTTATATCCAGAATTTTCGTACGCCGCGCCCATGATAGAGGCAAACGGGAAAATTGGACTATCCAAGAACCCCCCTACATACAACATAGTATTCTTCTTAAAGTCTATATCTGGATCATTAGCGAGTTCATTGGTCTGAAAGTAGTTGTACTTACGAAGACCTGAACTACttgtattttgtacaaatattctGAGGTGTTTAAGagtattattacttataaatgctTCTTTGGTGGATCCTGGAcctgaaacaaaattataaaacgacGTCATTAATTACTTATCAAAAACCATTTCAGATGAGAACATTCTAGAAGATCATACATAGAATGAACGTTGCAAAGATGATTTTCCtatttgtatcaaaatatattcataaacttGGTGAATATCCGGTGACAAGGATTATTTGGGTTTAAGCATTTCTCCCTAATTGGTTAGGAGACATAAAAAATGGTCactttcacaataaaaatacaaagaatttcaataaaaattcaaaataaaaatattgatttt
The DNA window shown above is from Vanessa tameamea isolate UH-Manoa-2023 chromosome 16, ilVanTame1 primary haplotype, whole genome shotgun sequence and carries:
- the LOC113395580 gene encoding lipase member H-A-like isoform X2, with the protein product MFFNLLCVLLFAGSCFAMKSSKELEGYPSGFLSDCPGSTKEAFISNNTLKHLRIFVQNTSSSGLRKYNYFQTNELANDPDIDFKKNTMLYVGGFLDSPIFPFASIMGAAYENSGYNVLLLDTNTFTTVEYPRAARFMRPVGMHTAKMLVDLTAQGLDPKKLEIVGLSLGGQTASFIAKNYRLLTGMSVSRITALDPAGPCFRNLGPEDRLDKTDADFVETINTNIDEFGMAAPVGHVNFYVNGGENQPGELFWMLCTSFCSHIRAYTIWTLALRYRDAFVAIQCDSVQQARNKNCFDRRPVVTNVLGLNINKTNEGIFYLATTNTPPYFLGKKGMRKQHDFYLSLTNSLNEKDVIKM
- the LOC113395580 gene encoding lipase member H-A-like isoform X1, whose translation is MFLKMIILLILKLVFIVNADIINLDSKNSSDLNLINTIFDIFGANEECPGSTKEAFISNNTLKHLRIFVQNTSSSGLRKYNYFQTNELANDPDIDFKKNTMLYVGGFLDSPIFPFASIMGAAYENSGYNVLLLDTNTFTTVEYPRAARFMRPVGMHTAKMLVDLTAQGLDPKKLEIVGLSLGGQTASFIAKNYRLLTGMSVSRITALDPAGPCFRNLGPEDRLDKTDADFVETINTNIDEFGMAAPVGHVNFYVNGGENQPGELFWMLCTSFCSHIRAYTIWTLALRYRDAFVAIQCDSVQQARNKNCFDRRPVVTNVLGLNINKTNEGIFYLATTNTPPYFLGKKGMRKQHDFYLSLTNSLNEKDVIKM